One window of the Babesia bovis T2Bo chromosome 2, whole genome shotgun sequence genome contains the following:
- a CDS encoding 3-oxo-5-alpha-steroid 4-dehydrogenase family protein, translating to MVYYLDLLVNLFFLLGAFFCILSCDNPFVYRWSVHGKQVALLSAEDSKRYNPFRVSKQLFIHFYIWGLFINAILFFLELSLWNLFNPFRALFGVHLIRRYLEQKYLFNVLPSSSMHFTAYIFGACYYFFVPIALCHPDYHISALHVAAFIVSQYMQFKSHYILHTTKRGSRRFGEVTYGVPTGGLFNYILCPHYCSEVIVYLSLLCNVEMFSCFFFVSTAMIVQALSHRKWYIAAFLPSELHTVYSIVPYVI from the exons ATGGTCTATTATTTAGACTTATTAGTTAATTTATTTTTTCTTTTAGGGGCGTTTTTTTGCATCTTAAGTTGTGACAATCCATTTGTTTATCGTTGGTCTGTTCATGGTAAACAGGTGGCATTACTGTCTGCTGAGGATTCCAAGCGTTACAATCCATTTCGTGTTTCTAAGCAGTTGTTCattcatttttacatttGGGGTCTTTTTATCAATGCGATTTTATTTTTTTTG GAGTTGAGTCTATGGAACCTTTTTAATCCTTTTCGCGCTTTGTTTGGCGTTCATTTAATTCGACGTTATTTAGAGCAGAAGTATTTATTCAACGTTCTTCCAAGTTCTAGTATGCATTTTACTGCTTATATATTTGGCGCATG TTATTACTTTTTTGTACCAATCGCTTTGTGCCATCCCGACTATCACATTTCTGCTCTTCACGTGGCCGCCTTCATCGTATCGCAATATATGCAA TTTAAATCTcactatatattacacactACCAAGCGAGGTTCACGTCGTTTTGGTGAGGTAACCTATGGCGTGCCTACTGGTGGACTTTTTAACTACATACTCTGTCCGCATTACTGTTCTGAGGTGATAGTGTACCTATCATTACTATGTAATGTTGAGAT GTTTTCATGTTTTTTCTTTGTGTCTACTGCTATGATCGTGCAGG cATTATCGCACCGCAAGTGGTACATTGCGGCATTTTTACCAAGCGAGCTGCATACGGTGTACAGCATAGTCCcctatgttatataa